A region from the Buchnera aphidicola (Muscaphis stroyani) genome encodes:
- the leuC gene encoding 3-isopropylmalate dehydratase large subunit has product MKKTLYQKIYDSHIVYTEKNNESILYIDFHLLHEVTSPQAFDALRNKNREVRKPEKNFATMDHNVSTKTRDINASGEMAKIQMKELIKNCNEFKIPLYDLNHPNQGIVHVIGPEQGMTLPGMTIVCGDSHTSTHGAFGALSFGIGTSEVEHVLATQTLKQQRFKNMRIEVVGKVGEFITAKDIILFIIGKLGSSGGVGYVIEFCGDVIKKMSMEERMTICNMAIEMGAKSGLIEPDEVTYSYLKNKTYSPTGKFWDTSINYWKTLKSDRYAFFDKEFTIDVSNLDPQVTWGTNPDQVLSITDKIPNFYLFQDLKKKDLAQSACEYMGLEPGTYLTDISIDKVFIGSCTNSRIEDLRSASKLLKNKKISNNVKAIVVPGSGLVKKEAENEGLDKIFINSGFEWRLPGCSMCLGMNKDRLKSGERCASTSNRNFEGRQGRGGRTHLVSPVMAAAAAIYGHFVDVRSLKK; this is encoded by the coding sequence ATTACGCAATAAAAATCGTGAAGTTCGAAAACCTGAAAAAAATTTTGCTACTATGGATCATAATGTTTCTACGAAAACTAGAGATATCAATGCATCTGGTGAAATGGCAAAAATACAAATGAAAGAATTAATAAAGAATTGTAATGAGTTTAAGATACCACTTTATGATTTAAATCATCCTAATCAAGGAATAGTGCATGTTATAGGACCAGAACAGGGGATGACTTTACCCGGTATGACTATTGTTTGTGGAGATTCACATACATCAACTCATGGAGCATTTGGAGCATTATCTTTCGGAATTGGAACTTCAGAAGTAGAACATGTACTTGCTACTCAAACTTTAAAACAACAGCGTTTTAAAAATATGAGAATAGAAGTTGTTGGAAAAGTGGGTGAATTTATTACAGCTAAAGACATAATCTTGTTTATTATAGGAAAATTAGGTTCATCAGGAGGAGTTGGATATGTAATTGAGTTTTGTGGTGATGTAATTAAAAAAATGAGTATGGAAGAAAGAATGACAATTTGTAATATGGCGATTGAAATGGGAGCTAAATCAGGTCTTATAGAACCAGATGAAGTTACATATTCTTATTTAAAAAATAAAACTTATTCACCTACTGGTAAATTTTGGGACACATCTATAAATTATTGGAAAACTTTAAAATCTGATCGATATGCGTTTTTTGATAAAGAATTTACAATTGACGTTTCTAATTTAGATCCTCAAGTAACTTGGGGTACGAATCCTGATCAAGTTCTTTCAATTACTGATAAAATTCCAAATTTTTATCTTTTTCAAGATTTGAAGAAAAAAGATTTAGCTCAATCAGCTTGTGAATATATGGGCTTAGAACCAGGAACTTATTTGACAGACATTTCTATAGATAAAGTTTTTATTGGTTCTTGCACGAATTCTCGTATAGAAGATTTGCGTTCAGCTTCAAAACTACTTAAAAATAAAAAAATTTCAAATAATGTAAAAGCCATTGTAGTACCAGGTTCTGGTTTAGTTAAAAAAGAAGCAGAAAATGAAGGTTTAGACAAAATATTTATTAATTCGGGTTTTGAATGGAGATTGCCTGGTTGTTCTATGTGTTTAGGAATGAATAAGGATAGATTAAAAAGTGGTGAACGTTGTGCTTCAACAAGTAATCGAAATTTTGAAGGACGTCAGGGGAGAGGCGGGAGAACTCATTTAGTAAGCCCTGTTATGGCAGCTGCAGCTGCCATATATGGTCATTTTGTAGATGTAAGAAGTTTAAAAAAATAA
- the leuD gene encoding 3-isopropylmalate dehydratase small subunit, translating to MFKFTEHTGTVAPLNVSNVDTDIIIPKQFLQKVNKIGFGRYLFHDWRFLDKNQLIINKKFILNKKIYKKSSILLTRENFGCGSSREHAVWSLMDYGFKVIIAPSFADIFYNNAFNNKLLLIALKDKKIDFLFETVTKEKELKLTVNLIKNKIFLKNKNFSFFIDEFRRFCLLNGLDNIDLTMKHLDKIKIYEKNLPSFL from the coding sequence ATGTTTAAATTTACTGAGCACACTGGAACTGTAGCACCTTTAAATGTTTCTAATGTAGATACAGATATCATTATTCCTAAGCAATTTTTGCAAAAAGTAAATAAAATCGGTTTTGGTAGATATTTATTTCACGATTGGAGATTTCTTGATAAAAATCAATTAATTATTAACAAGAAATTTATTTTGAATAAAAAAATTTACAAAAAATCTAGTATTTTATTAACTCGAGAGAATTTTGGATGCGGTTCTTCGAGGGAGCATGCTGTTTGGTCGTTAATGGATTATGGGTTTAAAGTTATTATTGCTCCTAGTTTTGCTGATATATTTTACAACAATGCTTTTAATAATAAGCTTCTTTTAATTGCTTTAAAAGATAAAAAAATTGATTTTCTTTTTGAGACAGTAACTAAAGAAAAGGAATTAAAATTAACAGTCAATTTAATAAAAAATAAAATCTTTTTAAAAAATAAAAATTTTTCATTTTTCATTGATGAATTTCGTCGTTTTTGTTTGTTGAATGGATTAGATAATATTGATTTGACTATGAAACATCTTGATAAAATTAAAATTTATG